A single window of Agelaius phoeniceus isolate bAgePho1 chromosome 16, bAgePho1.hap1, whole genome shotgun sequence DNA harbors:
- the ARHGDIG gene encoding rho GDP-dissociation inhibitor 3 isoform X3, with translation MLGLDVCEAGGQLLELLWLALCYRDIMADKEGVTLSLEEEEEDADVALAYKTPEKKSLREIQELDPGDESLRKYKQALLGAIPAAVDASVPNVQVTKLTLMCEQAPGPITMDLTGEPGDTWGGRRRRRRGRRKGYRADGSSACAGDLEELRGRAFVLKEGVDYRVKVSFKVNREIVCGLRCLHLTYRRGRPVDRDVFMVGSYAPRAEEYEVVTPAEEAPRGWLARGSYRVRSLVTDDDKTEHLCWEWGLCIKKAWED, from the exons ACATCATGGCTGACAAGGAGGGGGTGACGCTAtcgctggaggaggaggaggaggatgccgACGTGGCCCTGGCGTACAAGACGCCGGAGAAGAAGAGCCTGCGGGAGATCCAGGAGCTGGACCCAGGGGATGAGAGCCTGCGGAAGTAcaagcaggcactgctgggtgccATCCCCGCTGCCGTGG ATGCCAGTGTGCCCAACGTGCAGGTGACAAAGCTGACACTGATGTGCGAGCAGGCGCCAGGGCCCATCACCATGGACCTGACAGGtgagcctggggacacctggggggggaggaggaggaggaggagggggaggaggaaggggtaCCGGGCTGACGGATCATCTGCCTGTGCAGGAGACCTGGAAGAGCTGAGAGGCCGGGCCTTTGTGCTGAAGGAAGGGGTGGACTACAGAGTGAAGGTGTCCTTCAAG GTGAACAGGGAGATCGTCTGCGGGCTGCGGTGCCTGCACCTCACCTACCGCCGGGGCCGGCCCg TGGATCGCGACGTGTTCATGGTGGGCAGCTACGCGCCGCGGGCCGAGGAGTACGAGGTGGTGACGCCGGCGGAGGAGGCGCCGCGGGGATGGCTGGCCCGGGGCTCCTACCGCGTCCGCTCCCTCGTCACCGACGACGACAAGACCGAGCACCTCTGCTGGGAGTGGGGCCTGTGCATAAAGAAGGCTTGGGAGGACTGA
- the ARHGDIG gene encoding rho GDP-dissociation inhibitor 3 isoform X1 has protein sequence MTVRKCSRRRHRCSQLCHQARGHQARQPCLGSGRGPAWPPHGISPVTAQPPPAHRCLRVGGRGCPPGCPRSCHCLSPADIMADKEGVTLSLEEEEEDADVALAYKTPEKKSLREIQELDPGDESLRKYKQALLGAIPAAVDASVPNVQVTKLTLMCEQAPGPITMDLTGEPGDTWGGRRRRRRGRRKGYRADGSSACAGDLEELRGRAFVLKEGVDYRVKVSFKVNREIVCGLRCLHLTYRRGRPVDRDVFMVGSYAPRAEEYEVVTPAEEAPRGWLARGSYRVRSLVTDDDKTEHLCWEWGLCIKKAWED, from the exons ATGACCGTGCGGAAATGCAGCCGGCGGCGACACCgctgctctcagctgtgccACCAGGCCCGGGGACACCAAGCCCGGCAGCCTTGCCTCGGCTCCGGCAGGGGACCGGCTTGGCCTCCCCACGGGATTTCCCCTGTCACAGCCCAGCCGCCCCCTGCCCACCGGTGCCTTCGTGTCGGGGGCAGGGGGTGTCCCCCGGGGTGTCCCCGGAGCTGCCACTGCCTGTCCCCCGCAGACATCATGGCTGACAAGGAGGGGGTGACGCTAtcgctggaggaggaggaggaggatgccgACGTGGCCCTGGCGTACAAGACGCCGGAGAAGAAGAGCCTGCGGGAGATCCAGGAGCTGGACCCAGGGGATGAGAGCCTGCGGAAGTAcaagcaggcactgctgggtgccATCCCCGCTGCCGTGG ATGCCAGTGTGCCCAACGTGCAGGTGACAAAGCTGACACTGATGTGCGAGCAGGCGCCAGGGCCCATCACCATGGACCTGACAGGtgagcctggggacacctggggggggaggaggaggaggaggagggggaggaggaaggggtaCCGGGCTGACGGATCATCTGCCTGTGCAGGAGACCTGGAAGAGCTGAGAGGCCGGGCCTTTGTGCTGAAGGAAGGGGTGGACTACAGAGTGAAGGTGTCCTTCAAG GTGAACAGGGAGATCGTCTGCGGGCTGCGGTGCCTGCACCTCACCTACCGCCGGGGCCGGCCCg TGGATCGCGACGTGTTCATGGTGGGCAGCTACGCGCCGCGGGCCGAGGAGTACGAGGTGGTGACGCCGGCGGAGGAGGCGCCGCGGGGATGGCTGGCCCGGGGCTCCTACCGCGTCCGCTCCCTCGTCACCGACGACGACAAGACCGAGCACCTCTGCTGGGAGTGGGGCCTGTGCATAAAGAAGGCTTGGGAGGACTGA